The following are encoded together in the Amblyraja radiata isolate CabotCenter1 chromosome 27, sAmbRad1.1.pri, whole genome shotgun sequence genome:
- the LOC116988493 gene encoding palmitoyl-protein thioesterase 1-like isoform X1 translates to MGAHGARLSLLLFCSVLEALSWQTVRNSTQPPPVVIWHGMGDSCCKELTLHFIKLVKEAIPGIYVLSLQIGNSIKEDIKNGYFMNVNDQVELVCNILSKDRKLKNGYNAMGFSQGGQFIRAVAQRCPSPPMINLITFGSQHQGVYGLPRCPGESSQFCDWIRKLLNFGAYRNSIQKHLVQAEYWHDPLNEELYMSKSVFLADINQERGINESYKENLLKLNKFVMIKFLKDSMVDPIDSEWFGFYKAGQAKDTYTLQESALYQEDRLGLKAMDKLNKLEFLSVDGDHLRFSQEWFITHIVPYLN, encoded by the exons ATGGGTGCGCACGGAGCGAGGTTGTCGCTGCTGCTCTTCTGCTCCGTCCTGGAAGCATTATCATGGCAAACAGTCCGCAATAGCACGCAGCCGCCTCCCGTGGTCATTTGGCACGGCATGG GTGACAGTTGTTGTAAAGAACTTACCTTGCATTTCATCAAACTGGTGAAAGAAGCAATCCCAGGAATATATGTCTTGTCTTTGCAAATTGGAAACAGTATTAAGGAG GACATTAAGAACGGTTACTTCATGAATGTAAATGATCAAGTAGAGTTGGTGTGTAATATATTATCCAAGGACAGGAAGCTGAAGAATGGATACAATGCAATGGGCTTCTCTCAAGGTGGCCAGTTTAT AAGAGCTGTAGCACAGAGGTGCCCTTCTCCACCTATGATTAATCTTATCACATTTGGAAGTCAACATCAAG GAGTGTACGGATTACCCCGCTGTCCTGGAGAAAGTTCTCAATTCTGCGATTGGATAAGGAAATTGCTGAACTTTGGTGCTTACAGAAACTCCATTCAAAAGCA TTTGGTGCAGGCAGAATACTGGCATGATCCTCTGAATGAAGAACTTTACATGAGCAAAAGTGTTTTCTTGGCAGACATTAATCAAGAAAGG GGCATCAATGAAAGCTATAAGGAAAATCTGCTGAAATTAAACAAGTTTGTAATGATAAAATTCTTGAAGGATTCTATGGTTGACCCTATTGATTCAGAG TGGTTTGGTTTCTATAAAGCTGGCCAGGCCAAGGACACATACACCTTGCAAGAGAGTGCTCTTTATCAGGAG GATCGATTGGGGTTGAAGGCAATGGACAAACTGAACAAACTGGAATTTCTAAGCGTGGATGGAGATCACCTTCGATTCTCACAGGAATGGTTCATCACTCATATAGTTCCTTATCTAAACTGA
- the LOC116988493 gene encoding palmitoyl-protein thioesterase 1-like isoform X2, which produces MGAHGARLSLLLFCSVLEALSWQTVRNSTQPPPVVIWHGMGDSCCKELTLHFIKLVKEAIPGIYVLSLQIGNSIKEDIKNGYFMNVNDQVELVCNILSKDRKLKNGYNAMGFSQGGQFIRAVAQRCPSPPMINLITFGSQHQGVYGLPRCPGESSQFCDWIRKLLNFGAYRNSIQKHLVQAEYWHDPLNEELYMSKSVFLADINQERGINESYKENLLKLNKFVMIKFLKDSMVDPIDSEDRLGLKAMDKLNKLEFLSVDGDHLRFSQEWFITHIVPYLN; this is translated from the exons ATGGGTGCGCACGGAGCGAGGTTGTCGCTGCTGCTCTTCTGCTCCGTCCTGGAAGCATTATCATGGCAAACAGTCCGCAATAGCACGCAGCCGCCTCCCGTGGTCATTTGGCACGGCATGG GTGACAGTTGTTGTAAAGAACTTACCTTGCATTTCATCAAACTGGTGAAAGAAGCAATCCCAGGAATATATGTCTTGTCTTTGCAAATTGGAAACAGTATTAAGGAG GACATTAAGAACGGTTACTTCATGAATGTAAATGATCAAGTAGAGTTGGTGTGTAATATATTATCCAAGGACAGGAAGCTGAAGAATGGATACAATGCAATGGGCTTCTCTCAAGGTGGCCAGTTTAT AAGAGCTGTAGCACAGAGGTGCCCTTCTCCACCTATGATTAATCTTATCACATTTGGAAGTCAACATCAAG GAGTGTACGGATTACCCCGCTGTCCTGGAGAAAGTTCTCAATTCTGCGATTGGATAAGGAAATTGCTGAACTTTGGTGCTTACAGAAACTCCATTCAAAAGCA TTTGGTGCAGGCAGAATACTGGCATGATCCTCTGAATGAAGAACTTTACATGAGCAAAAGTGTTTTCTTGGCAGACATTAATCAAGAAAGG GGCATCAATGAAAGCTATAAGGAAAATCTGCTGAAATTAAACAAGTTTGTAATGATAAAATTCTTGAAGGATTCTATGGTTGACCCTATTGATTCAGAG GATCGATTGGGGTTGAAGGCAATGGACAAACTGAACAAACTGGAATTTCTAAGCGTGGATGGAGATCACCTTCGATTCTCACAGGAATGGTTCATCACTCATATAGTTCCTTATCTAAACTGA
- the LOC116988491 gene encoding elongation factor 1-alpha 1-like yields the protein MGKEKIHINIVVIGHVDSGKSTTTGHLIYKCGGIDKRVIEKFEKEAAEMGKGSFKYAWVLDKLKAERERGITIDISLWKFETAKYYITIIDAPGHRDFIKNMITGTSQADCAVLVVAAGVGEFEAGISKNGQTREHALLAYTLGVKQLIIGVNKMDSTEPPYSRDRFEEIKKEVTQYIKKIGYNPATVAFVPISGWNGDNMLEPSANMSWFQSWMITRKTETITGVTLLQALDGISPPERPTNKALRLPLQDVYKIGGIGTVPVGRVETGILKSGMLVQFAPNGLVTEVKSVEMHHEALPEALPGDNVGFNIKNVSVKDIRRGYVAGDNKNDPPVEADHFIAQVIILNHPGQISAGYSPVLDCHTAHIACKFSELKEKIDRRSGKKIEDSPKIIKSGDAAIVTLTPTKPMCVESFSEYPPLGRFAVRDMRQTVAVGVIKAVTKKELTVKATKAASKIINKK from the exons ATGGGCAAGGAAAAGATACACATCAACATTGTTGTCATCGGTCATGTCGATTCTGGCAAATCTACAACCACTGGTCATCTCATCTACAAATGTGGTGGCATTGATAAGAGGGTCATTGAGAAATTTGAAAAGGAAGCTGCTGAG ATGGGGAAAGGATCCTTCAAATATGCCTGGGTGTTGGATAAACTGAAAGCTGAACGTGAGCGTGGAATTACCATTGACATCTCTCTTTGGAAGTTTGAAACCGCAAAGTACTATATCACCATCATTGATGCTCCAGGACACAGGGACTTTATCAAGAACATGATTACCGGCACCTCGCAG GCTGACTGTGCAGTGCTGGTAGTTGCGGCTGGTGTGGGTGAGTTTGAAGCTGGTATCTCAAAGAACGGTCAGACAAGGGAACATGCCCTTCTTGCCTACACTTTGGGTGTCAAGCAGCTCATTATTGGTGTTAACAAGATGGACTCCACTGAACCCCCATACAGTCGTGATCGATTCGAAGAAATCAAGAAGGAAGTCACCCAATACATTAAGAAGATTGGCTACAATCCAGCAACAGTAGCATTTGTTCCCATCTCTGGTTGGAATGGAGACAATATGCTGGAACCCAGTGCAAAT ATGAGTTGGTTCCAAAGTTGGATGATTACTAGGAAGACCGAGACAATCACTGGTGTCACCTTGCTCCAAGCTCTGGATGGTATTTCGCCCCCAGAACGCCCAACAAACAAAGCTCTTCGCCTCCCCCTCCAGGATGTCTACAAAATTGGTG GTATTGGCACAGTACCAGTGGGTCGGGTTGAGACTGGTATTCTGAAATCTGGAATGTTGGTGCAGTTTGCTCCCAATGGACTCGTAACTGAAGTAAAATCTGTGGAAATGCACCATGAAGCCCTGCCTGAAGCTCTTCCTGGTGACAATGTTGGTTTCAACATCAAGAATGTTTCTGTTAAGGATATCCGCCGGGGCTATGTTGCTGGTGACAACAAAAATGATCCTCCAGTGGAAGCTGATCATTTTATTGCACAG GTCATTATCTTGAACCACCCTGGTCAGATTTCGGCTGGCTATTCCCCAGTACTTGATTGTCATACTGCTCACATCGCCTGTAAGTTTAGTGAACTAAAGGAGAAGATTGATCGTCGATCTGGCAAGAAGATTGAAGATTCCCCCAAAATTATAAAGTCTGGAGATGCAGCTATTGTCACCTTGACTCCAACTAAGCCCATGTGTGTGGAGAGCTTTTCTGAATATCCACCTCTTG GTCGCTTTGCTGTCCGTGACATGAGACAGACGGTGGCTGTAGGTGTGATCAAGGCAGTTACTAAGAAAGAACTTACTGTAAAAGCCACCAAGGCTGCCAGTAAAATAATAAACAAGAAGTGA